A DNA window from Pseudomonas wuhanensis contains the following coding sequences:
- the arsN2 gene encoding arsenic resistance N-acetyltransferase ArsN2, whose translation MQMIKVGPSGLNQLRESLSEAGLPCDDVSEPGLQFYHFEVDGNRVAYGGLEGSGPDLLLRSMIVSETRRGEGLGKAVLSELERHAISQGAIRLHLLTQSAAGFFTANGYELLDRREAPDVISRTAQFQHLCPASASYLRKTLKAPFRTESGLSKAE comes from the coding sequence ATGCAGATGATTAAAGTAGGGCCGAGCGGTTTGAATCAGCTCCGTGAGTCTTTGAGTGAAGCAGGACTGCCCTGCGATGATGTCAGCGAACCGGGGCTGCAGTTTTATCACTTCGAGGTGGATGGGAACCGGGTTGCTTATGGAGGGCTGGAGGGTTCTGGCCCTGATCTGTTGCTTCGTTCAATGATCGTTTCTGAGACCCGTCGTGGCGAGGGGCTAGGTAAAGCCGTGTTGTCTGAACTGGAACGCCATGCCATCTCCCAAGGCGCAATCCGACTTCACTTGCTGACCCAAAGCGCGGCTGGTTTTTTCACAGCCAATGGCTATGAACTGCTCGATAGGCGCGAAGCGCCTGACGTAATCAGTCGAACAGCTCAGTTCCAGCATCTGTGTCCTGCGTCAGCAAGTTATCTACGAAAAACTTTAAAGGCTCCGTTTCGGACTGAGTCAGGGCTCTCCAAGGCTGAATAG
- a CDS encoding cupin domain-containing protein, protein MSAHKAVAVLLALLSAGSLGSTALAEETGFIAATSSELQWKAAPAVGPGAMIAVIEGDLKAAEPFTLRLKLPANTKIGVHTHPVTERVTVISGIFYFATGDKFDPARAKAYQPGDTLIIPVGMSMYGASREQETVLQLHGTGPWGITYVNPADDPRNSKM, encoded by the coding sequence ATGAGCGCTCACAAAGCTGTCGCTGTTTTGCTGGCCTTGCTCAGTGCAGGCTCCCTGGGATCTACCGCCTTGGCCGAGGAAACAGGTTTTATTGCCGCCACCTCATCCGAACTTCAGTGGAAAGCCGCTCCGGCGGTGGGGCCCGGCGCAATGATTGCAGTGATTGAAGGAGACCTGAAAGCCGCCGAGCCCTTCACCCTGCGCTTGAAGCTGCCAGCAAATACAAAAATCGGCGTGCATACCCATCCTGTGACCGAACGCGTAACCGTTATCTCGGGCATTTTCTACTTCGCCACCGGAGATAAATTCGATCCGGCACGGGCCAAGGCCTATCAACCGGGTGACACCCTGATCATTCCCGTCGGAATGTCGATGTACGGCGCCAGTCGAGAACAGGAAACCGTGCTCCAACTCCATGGCACGGGGCCTTGGGGGATCACCTACGTCAACCCGGCGGACGACCCCAGGAACAGCAAAATGTAG
- a CDS encoding threonine dehydratase: MHKLTRNDIEQAARHVYQVMPATAQYPWPLLAERLGCTVWVKHENHTPTGAFKVRGGITFLHWLRREHPGVKGIVSATRGNHGQSLALAANTLGLRALIVVPEGNSLEKNNAMRGFGGEVVECGRDFDDAREEAARLAHLHGLYLVPPFHTELVKGVATYALELFIAAPDLDTVYVPIGCGSGICGVIAARDALGLNTQVVGVVSKEAAAAKLSFEAGTIYETASANTFADGLAVRKPVPDAFAIYGAASARIVSVSEGEIAEAMRVYYTDTHNLAEGAGAAALAALIQEREMMLGKKVGVILSGGNVDRSVYASVIG, encoded by the coding sequence ATGCACAAACTGACTCGCAACGATATCGAACAAGCGGCCCGCCACGTCTACCAAGTCATGCCTGCCACCGCCCAATACCCTTGGCCATTGCTGGCTGAGCGATTAGGTTGCACTGTCTGGGTCAAACACGAAAACCACACACCTACAGGCGCTTTCAAAGTGCGGGGTGGCATTACCTTCCTGCACTGGCTGCGGCGCGAGCACCCAGGTGTGAAGGGCATTGTCTCCGCTACGCGCGGCAACCATGGTCAGAGCCTGGCGCTGGCGGCAAACACGCTGGGTTTGAGGGCCTTGATTGTTGTGCCGGAAGGTAATTCGCTGGAAAAGAACAATGCCATGCGTGGCTTTGGCGGCGAAGTGGTTGAGTGCGGTCGCGATTTCGACGACGCCCGTGAAGAGGCCGCGCGTCTGGCGCACCTGCATGGCCTCTACCTGGTGCCGCCGTTCCACACCGAGTTGGTCAAAGGTGTGGCCACGTATGCGCTGGAGCTGTTCATCGCTGCGCCCGATCTGGATACCGTCTACGTGCCGATTGGCTGTGGATCGGGGATTTGCGGAGTGATCGCCGCCCGAGATGCGCTGGGCCTGAACACCCAAGTGGTGGGCGTGGTTTCCAAAGAGGCTGCGGCGGCGAAGTTATCGTTTGAAGCTGGGACAATATACGAGACCGCCTCGGCAAATACCTTTGCCGATGGCTTGGCCGTGCGCAAGCCTGTTCCCGATGCGTTCGCCATCTACGGGGCCGCTTCGGCACGAATCGTCTCGGTCAGCGAGGGCGAGATTGCCGAGGCCATGCGCGTGTATTACACCGATACCCACAACCTCGCTGAAGGGGCAGGTGCGGCAGCGCTGGCAGCGCTCATTCAGGAGCGTGAAATGATGCTGGGCAAAAAGGTGGGCGTGATTCTGTCCGGCGGGAATGTTGATCGGTCGGTGTATGCGAGCGTGATTGGGTGA
- a CDS encoding helix-turn-helix transcriptional regulator, which translates to MVFMSLRNRLQPSLVPEPIRRVEAGPWAIELLPGAAYATRYVATQAAIGFAFDSQRGLHAIGSDRVRPFDAMPNGLAFVPVGCDVLSESPKGGEYLRVMRTDGISLPGDRAFNNRIDQPAVNLALRMRRALLQGSVEDDCEAWALALAERAAGIDASAPPAQGSITGSRMRLLDEFIDAGIDGPLGIQAMAGLLELSEGYFMRAFKNTTGKSPHSYLIDRRLAKARASMRDSTARLSEIALTCGFNSQAHMTTAFKQRLGVSPAQLRRRSTYSQN; encoded by the coding sequence ATGGTGTTCATGAGCCTTCGAAACCGTCTGCAACCCTCGCTCGTACCTGAACCGATTCGTCGTGTCGAGGCAGGGCCGTGGGCGATCGAATTGCTACCCGGCGCCGCCTACGCGACCCGATATGTTGCGACCCAGGCAGCGATCGGCTTTGCCTTCGACAGCCAACGAGGCTTGCACGCCATCGGCAGCGACCGAGTGCGCCCCTTCGATGCCATGCCCAACGGACTGGCGTTCGTCCCCGTTGGCTGTGATGTGTTGTCCGAATCACCCAAGGGCGGTGAATACCTGCGGGTCATGCGCACCGACGGTATTTCATTGCCGGGTGACCGGGCATTCAACAATCGCATTGATCAGCCAGCCGTTAACCTCGCCCTGCGAATGCGCCGCGCGTTGTTGCAGGGCTCCGTGGAGGACGACTGTGAAGCCTGGGCACTCGCATTGGCTGAACGGGCGGCGGGCATCGACGCATCGGCGCCGCCGGCCCAAGGCTCTATAACCGGCAGCCGGATGCGCCTGCTCGATGAATTCATTGATGCAGGCATCGACGGCCCACTGGGTATACAGGCAATGGCGGGGTTGCTTGAATTGTCCGAAGGTTATTTCATGCGCGCATTCAAGAACACGACGGGCAAGAGCCCTCATAGCTATCTAATCGACCGACGCCTGGCCAAGGCCCGAGCATCGATGCGCGATTCGACCGCCAGGCTGTCGGAGATCGCACTCACCTGCGGCTTTAACTCCCAAGCGCACATGACGACCGCTTTCAAGCAACGCCTTGGAGTCAGTCCAGCGCAATTGCGAAGGCGTTCGACGTACAGTCAAAACTAG
- a CDS encoding HvfA family oxazolone/thioamide-modified RiPP metallophore, which produces MSRIPNKTRIGLAAVALAGAMSLASTAFAMETLPQGYQLASAEKAGEGKCGEGKCGSSDASAKATQAEGKCGEGKCGDASFARTDTDDDGRVALKEFLAVAPTKSEEFKAMDTNNDGYLSEAETYTYRSNQYTSNGKKVPTELFTRMSQAKG; this is translated from the coding sequence ATGTCCCGTATTCCGAACAAAACCCGTATTGGCCTGGCCGCAGTCGCGTTGGCTGGTGCTATGAGCCTCGCCTCGACCGCCTTTGCCATGGAGACGCTGCCCCAGGGCTATCAGTTGGCTTCCGCAGAGAAGGCTGGGGAGGGCAAGTGTGGCGAAGGTAAATGTGGTTCCAGTGACGCCAGCGCCAAGGCAACCCAGGCCGAAGGCAAGTGCGGTGAGGGCAAGTGCGGCGACGCTTCTTTCGCCCGCACCGACACCGATGACGACGGCCGTGTTGCGCTCAAGGAATTCCTGGCCGTGGCCCCGACCAAGAGTGAGGAGTTCAAAGCGATGGACACCAACAATGACGGTTACCTTTCCGAGGCAGAAACCTACACGTACAGGAGCAACCAATACACGTCCAACGGCAAGAAAGTGCCTACGGAGCTGTTCACGCGTATGAGCCAGGCCAAGGGCTGA
- a CDS encoding YkgB family protein: protein MNVLNITSHGNNSFSDRLSLGVKTMAIGTYGAYFALALIYFWFGGMKFTHYEAQGLVPLVSNSPLLGWVYDIFSVDVFSRLLGVLEISIGALIAGRLLSPKLSLIGGALSAGLFFTTLTFMFSTPGVVEPGLGFPAITVAPGQFLLKDIGLLAASVFVAGHSLTRLETR from the coding sequence ATGAACGTCTTGAACATTACCAGCCATGGCAACAACAGCTTTTCCGACCGACTGTCGCTCGGGGTTAAAACCATGGCGATTGGAACCTACGGCGCTTACTTTGCTCTCGCCCTCATCTACTTCTGGTTCGGCGGCATGAAATTCACGCATTACGAGGCACAGGGATTGGTTCCGCTTGTAAGCAACAGCCCTCTATTGGGATGGGTTTATGACATTTTCAGTGTAGATGTCTTTTCTCGCTTACTCGGAGTCCTGGAGATCTCGATCGGTGCTCTAATTGCAGGTCGCCTGCTATCACCCAAGCTTTCTTTAATTGGAGGAGCGTTGTCTGCCGGACTGTTTTTCACCACGTTGACCTTTATGTTCTCGACACCTGGCGTGGTTGAACCCGGTCTCGGCTTCCCAGCCATTACGGTTGCACCGGGCCAATTTCTCCTGAAAGACATAGGGTTGCTTGCCGCGTCTGTATTCGTGGCGGGCCATTCTCTAACCCGATTGGAAACCCGTTGA
- a CDS encoding AraC family transcriptional regulator codes for MDRLSTLLSQFGVRANLFHSGKLCGVASYDGADQRGHIHLLQAGRVTLRSPDGRDLLLTRPSLIFLPRPSPHQLIPGEPEGARLLCASMKFDGGVDNPLSASLPDLLVLSLDELPLLADTLRWLFGEAAAGHCGREAMLDRLFELLIILLLRHLLDHQALSTGMMAGLADSRLVRSLVQMHNAPHRAWSVAELARESNMSRAAYAAHFRSVIGQTPADYLLSWRISLAQKRLREGRPITLIADEVGYESPSALARAFRRKTGSSPRDWMKSLT; via the coding sequence ATGGACCGCTTGTCTACCTTGTTGTCACAGTTCGGCGTGCGCGCAAACCTGTTTCACAGTGGCAAGCTTTGCGGTGTGGCGTCATACGATGGCGCTGACCAGCGCGGCCATATCCACCTGCTGCAGGCAGGTCGCGTCACTTTACGGAGCCCTGATGGCCGTGATCTGCTGCTTACCCGGCCCAGTCTGATTTTTCTGCCGCGCCCAAGCCCGCATCAACTGATCCCGGGTGAGCCCGAAGGGGCTCGACTCTTGTGTGCGTCAATGAAGTTTGATGGTGGTGTCGATAACCCGTTGTCTGCTTCGTTACCTGATCTTCTGGTGCTGTCCCTGGATGAGCTGCCGCTGCTGGCCGATACACTGAGATGGCTGTTCGGTGAGGCGGCAGCCGGACATTGTGGCAGGGAAGCAATGCTTGATCGCCTATTCGAGCTACTGATCATTTTGCTGCTCCGACATCTGCTCGACCACCAGGCATTAAGTACCGGAATGATGGCCGGACTGGCCGATTCGCGGCTGGTGCGCTCGCTGGTGCAGATGCACAACGCACCTCATCGTGCCTGGTCAGTCGCAGAGCTGGCACGTGAGTCGAATATGTCGCGCGCCGCCTATGCCGCGCATTTCCGATCCGTTATCGGGCAGACACCTGCGGATTATCTTCTGAGTTGGCGGATCAGCCTGGCGCAGAAACGCCTGCGTGAAGGCCGGCCGATTACGCTGATCGCTGACGAAGTCGGTTATGAAAGTCCCTCGGCGCTGGCTCGTGCGTTTCGCCGCAAGACGGGCAGCAGCCCCCGGGACTGGATGAAATCGCTGACATAG
- a CDS encoding sugar phosphate isomerase/epimerase family protein, whose amino-acid sequence MREFLVFQSQWAMQDYRGQCDLSLEAQVEKIAAAGFDGITDHFWVAPHAARLHAAAKAQGLQIEGQVFPRTVDDLAAAIDVASRYGCHHLTLQADVRPRTLKQAIELIEGWQRLAEQVDFPVLLETHRYRLTSDLLFTLDILAEMPDLKLLADLSHYVVGRELPEPAAAEDDEQIHTVLRHSWGFHGRVSNGEQVQVPLSFAQHRPWLERFLGWWRYGIEDWLARPNTPDSLSFTCELGPPPYAITGADGRDITDRWAEALMLKDVIREVWNDCQRRPRDGH is encoded by the coding sequence ATGCGTGAATTCCTGGTCTTTCAGTCCCAGTGGGCCATGCAAGATTACCGTGGCCAATGCGACCTTTCCCTGGAAGCGCAAGTGGAGAAAATCGCCGCCGCCGGCTTCGACGGTATCACCGACCATTTCTGGGTCGCGCCACATGCCGCACGCCTGCATGCCGCCGCCAAGGCGCAGGGCCTGCAAATCGAAGGTCAAGTGTTCCCCCGCACCGTGGATGATCTGGCGGCAGCGATCGATGTCGCGTCCCGCTACGGCTGCCACCACCTCACGCTGCAAGCAGACGTGCGGCCGCGCACGCTGAAGCAAGCTATCGAACTGATCGAAGGCTGGCAGCGTCTGGCCGAGCAGGTGGACTTTCCTGTTCTGCTGGAAACCCACCGTTATCGCCTCACCAGTGACCTGTTGTTCACCCTCGACATTCTCGCTGAAATGCCCGACCTCAAGCTTTTGGCTGACTTGTCCCACTATGTTGTGGGCCGCGAACTGCCAGAGCCGGCTGCCGCCGAGGACGACGAACAGATCCACACCGTCCTGCGGCACAGTTGGGGGTTTCATGGACGTGTCTCCAACGGCGAACAGGTTCAGGTGCCCCTGAGCTTCGCCCAGCATCGACCGTGGCTGGAGCGTTTCCTGGGTTGGTGGCGCTATGGGATCGAAGATTGGCTGGCCCGACCGAACACGCCCGATAGCCTTTCCTTCACCTGTGAACTCGGCCCACCGCCTTATGCCATTACGGGTGCCGATGGACGCGACATCACTGATCGTTGGGCGGAGGCGTTGATGCTTAAGGATGTGATACGTGAGGTTTGGAATGACTGCCAAAGGCGACCTCGCGATGGCCACTGA
- a CDS encoding NAD(P)/FAD-dependent oxidoreductase, which translates to MNPANAPLVIVGAGHAGGRAALTLRGEGYSGRLILIGDESHPPYERPPLSKGLLQGTIDLAGYSLCDTAQLADLDIEHLAGNPVKCLDPQQHRLQLADGSWLHYARLLLATGGRSRRLASVPERLLNVLYLRTHDEALALRASLQPDTRVVIIGGGFIGLEVSATARALGCTVTLLEAGPRLAGRVLPEQLSSVLLELHRSQGVDVRLNVAIEAVQGTTHVESVQLVDGQWLPCDLVVVGIGMQPNTELAAAAGLEVGQGIRVDAQLRTSAPDIFAAGDVCEFRLHPQGVFQRQETWRNAETQGRHAALNLLGGELPFEVIPGFWSDQYDWGLQTVGVIANTQPTASRTTPGGGFLLFYLDAEQRLQGACGWGQGNSVAKDIKLCERLIALHNRLSVDALADADVPLKQLLRN; encoded by the coding sequence ATGAATCCTGCCAATGCTCCACTGGTCATCGTCGGCGCCGGGCATGCGGGTGGCCGCGCGGCCCTGACCTTGCGCGGCGAAGGTTATAGCGGTCGCCTGATTCTGATAGGCGACGAGTCCCATCCGCCCTATGAACGTCCGCCGCTGTCCAAAGGGCTGTTGCAGGGCACGATCGATCTGGCGGGTTACAGCTTGTGCGACACCGCTCAGCTCGCCGATCTGGACATCGAACACCTGGCGGGTAACCCGGTGAAATGCCTGGATCCGCAGCAGCATCGTCTGCAGTTGGCCGACGGCAGCTGGCTGCATTACGCCCGGCTGTTATTGGCGACGGGAGGGCGGTCGCGCAGACTCGCCTCGGTGCCCGAGCGTCTGCTCAATGTGCTTTATCTGCGCACACATGACGAGGCCCTGGCACTGCGCGCTTCGTTGCAGCCTGACACCCGGGTGGTGATCATCGGCGGCGGCTTTATCGGACTCGAAGTTTCCGCCACCGCCCGGGCCTTGGGTTGCACGGTGACCTTGCTTGAGGCCGGACCGCGTTTGGCGGGTCGGGTGTTGCCGGAGCAACTGTCCAGTGTTCTGCTGGAACTGCATCGCAGTCAGGGCGTGGATGTCCGGTTGAATGTGGCCATTGAGGCGGTGCAGGGCACTACTCACGTTGAGTCCGTGCAACTGGTCGACGGCCAGTGGTTGCCCTGCGACCTGGTGGTGGTAGGCATCGGCATGCAACCCAACACTGAACTGGCCGCAGCCGCAGGACTTGAGGTCGGCCAGGGCATTCGCGTCGATGCCCAACTGCGCACCAGCGCGCCGGACATCTTTGCGGCGGGCGATGTCTGTGAGTTTCGGCTGCACCCGCAAGGGGTTTTCCAGCGTCAGGAAACGTGGCGCAACGCCGAAACCCAAGGTCGTCACGCTGCCCTGAATCTGTTGGGCGGCGAACTGCCCTTCGAGGTCATTCCCGGTTTTTGGTCCGATCAATACGACTGGGGATTGCAGACCGTGGGCGTGATCGCAAACACGCAACCCACGGCGAGCCGGACAACCCCCGGTGGCGGATTCCTGTTGTTCTACCTCGATGCCGAACAACGTCTGCAAGGCGCTTGCGGCTGGGGGCAGGGGAATAGCGTCGCCAAGGACATCAAATTGTGCGAACGACTGATCGCTCTCCATAACCGCCTCTCGGTGGACGCTCTGGCCGATGCCGATGTACCGCTCAAACAACTGCTGAGGAACTGA
- a CDS encoding MocE family 2Fe-2S type ferredoxin, producing the protein MTDQWIDVCAVDDIDDEDVIRFDHGQHTYAVYRSADSEFFATAGLCTHESIHLADGLVMEHVVECPKHNGRFDYRSGKALGAPVCVNLKTYEVRVEAGRVLLAITV; encoded by the coding sequence ATGACCGATCAATGGATCGATGTATGTGCCGTGGACGATATTGACGACGAAGATGTCATTCGTTTCGACCATGGCCAGCACACCTATGCCGTCTACCGTTCCGCCGACAGCGAGTTTTTCGCCACTGCGGGCCTGTGCACCCATGAGTCCATCCATTTGGCCGATGGCCTGGTGATGGAACATGTCGTCGAGTGCCCCAAGCACAACGGGCGTTTCGACTACCGCTCCGGCAAAGCCCTTGGCGCACCGGTGTGCGTCAACCTCAAGACCTATGAAGTCCGGGTCGAAGCGGGGCGTGTGCTGCTCGCCATCACGGTCTAA
- a CDS encoding fatty acid desaturase family protein, whose translation MPEQNAAFENPGKPMPRDYRLTGPEAARAAQKGLVSASWYQSPISRKRMKELMQRRDGPALLDTAIWLSAMVVTGFGGYWFWGSWACVPFFFVYGMLYGTASNARWHEAGHGTAFKTRWMNDAVYQLSSFMFMFEPQVWRWSHARHHTDTVIVGRDPEIVEPRPPSLINMVLSLFRMPYALKTMWSVCKHAVGRMGEEEQTFIPESEWPKVVRDARVWLAIYVLTVGTALYLQSWLPLMFIGLPTLYGGWLSYLFGLSQHVGLAEDVLDHRSNCRTIYMNPVLRFMYLNMNYHLEHHMYPMVPFHALAQLHEEIRRDSPPPYSGLFEAFKEIIPTIWKQRKDPTYFVRRPLPQRAATAANVQAEPEVTPA comes from the coding sequence ATGCCTGAACAAAACGCAGCCTTTGAAAACCCCGGTAAACCCATGCCTCGGGATTATCGATTGACCGGCCCTGAAGCCGCCCGAGCGGCGCAAAAAGGCCTGGTATCGGCAAGCTGGTATCAATCCCCCATTTCTCGTAAACGCATGAAGGAATTGATGCAGCGCCGCGATGGCCCGGCCTTGCTTGATACCGCGATCTGGCTGTCGGCGATGGTCGTGACCGGGTTCGGCGGTTACTGGTTCTGGGGCTCATGGGCCTGCGTTCCGTTCTTCTTCGTCTACGGGATGCTCTACGGCACGGCGTCCAATGCCCGTTGGCACGAAGCGGGTCACGGTACGGCGTTCAAGACCCGCTGGATGAATGATGCGGTCTACCAGCTGTCGAGCTTCATGTTCATGTTCGAACCCCAAGTCTGGCGCTGGAGCCACGCACGGCACCACACCGACACCGTTATCGTCGGCCGCGATCCGGAGATCGTCGAACCACGTCCGCCAAGCCTGATCAATATGGTGCTGAGCCTGTTCAGGATGCCTTACGCGTTGAAGACGATGTGGTCAGTCTGCAAGCATGCGGTAGGGCGGATGGGTGAAGAAGAACAGACGTTCATCCCCGAATCCGAGTGGCCCAAGGTGGTGAGGGACGCACGCGTCTGGCTAGCGATTTATGTGCTCACCGTGGGCACTGCGCTTTATCTGCAGAGCTGGTTGCCGCTGATGTTTATAGGTCTGCCCACCCTCTATGGCGGTTGGCTGTCCTACCTGTTCGGCCTGTCGCAGCATGTGGGCCTGGCCGAGGACGTACTCGATCACCGCAGCAACTGCCGCACGATTTACATGAACCCGGTGCTGCGCTTCATGTACCTCAACATGAACTATCACCTTGAGCACCACATGTATCCGATGGTGCCGTTTCACGCGCTGGCGCAGCTTCACGAAGAGATTCGCCGCGACTCCCCGCCGCCTTACAGCGGCCTGTTCGAGGCTTTCAAGGAAATCATCCCGACCATCTGGAAGCAGCGCAAAGACCCGACCTATTTCGTCCGTCGCCCTTTGCCACAACGCGCAGCGACGGCCGCCAACGTCCAGGCAGAACCTGAAGTAACGCCGGCCTGA
- a CDS encoding LacI family DNA-binding transcriptional regulator translates to MNNNKRPTIATVAEHAGLSVATVDRVLNARAPVNPATAEQVFQAAEAVGYFAARLIGQRIRERRPTYRFGILLLGTAQAFYGNVATAITEAAQRQADANLSIQFEYVFDRTPSAIIAQIEQLAVQCDGLAVVSFAHPQINAAIAQIREAGVPVIALLSDIHEAADEPYVGQDNHEVGRTMGWLMAHTCGARKGSVGVLLGGHRFLGHQARVEGLRSYLAERAPGLRLLEAVINLDNCDITEEATLDLLARHDDLRGLCVVGGGGDGVINALSQLPKQPSLCCILQESTELSRQALDQGLISLLIDSQPRLLATALVDLLVELQTTPDFDPIRHRIHVPLQIITSENARH, encoded by the coding sequence ATGAACAACAACAAACGCCCAACCATCGCCACCGTTGCCGAGCACGCTGGCTTGAGTGTCGCCACCGTAGACCGGGTGCTCAACGCCAGGGCGCCGGTCAACCCGGCCACCGCCGAGCAGGTATTCCAGGCCGCCGAAGCGGTCGGTTATTTCGCCGCCCGGCTGATCGGCCAGCGGATCCGCGAACGTCGTCCCACCTATCGTTTCGGCATCCTCTTGCTCGGCACCGCCCAGGCGTTTTATGGCAACGTGGCCACCGCCATCACCGAGGCGGCGCAGCGTCAGGCTGATGCCAATCTGAGCATTCAATTCGAGTACGTCTTCGATCGCACGCCCAGCGCGATCATTGCCCAGATCGAACAACTGGCGGTGCAGTGCGATGGTCTGGCGGTGGTCAGCTTCGCGCATCCGCAGATCAATGCCGCCATCGCGCAGATCAGAGAGGCCGGCGTGCCGGTGATCGCGCTGCTGTCCGACATTCATGAGGCGGCGGATGAGCCTTACGTCGGCCAGGATAATCACGAGGTCGGACGAACCATGGGCTGGCTGATGGCTCACACGTGTGGCGCCCGCAAAGGCAGCGTCGGGGTGTTGCTCGGTGGTCACCGTTTTCTTGGCCATCAGGCGCGGGTCGAGGGGTTGCGCAGCTATCTGGCGGAGCGCGCCCCAGGGTTGCGGCTGCTGGAAGCGGTGATCAATCTGGACAATTGCGACATCACCGAAGAGGCGACGCTGGACCTGCTGGCGCGGCACGATGACTTGCGCGGTTTGTGCGTGGTCGGCGGTGGCGGCGACGGGGTCATCAATGCCCTGTCGCAGTTGCCGAAGCAGCCGTCACTGTGCTGCATTCTGCAGGAGTCGACCGAGCTGTCGCGACAAGCGCTGGATCAGGGACTGATCAGCCTGCTGATCGACTCCCAGCCCCGATTACTGGCAACCGCGCTGGTCGATTTGCTGGTCGAACTGCAGACCACGCCGGACTTCGATCCGATACGGCATCGAATCCATGTTCCATTGCAGATCATCACCTCAGAGAACGCCCGACACTGA